The following proteins are co-located in the Streptomyces sp. NBC_00435 genome:
- a CDS encoding VOC family protein has translation MTEASEATRRTPGTPCWASLMVHGLGTTEEFYADLFGWEYEPGPEQLGPYVRAVLDGREVAGIGEMPPDRQLPVAWTTYLATDDADATAESIRSCGGTVAVGPLDAGVAGRVAICSDPLGAIFGLWQAASHLGTGLAGGPGTPVWHELVTQDTSTVGKFYEHVFGHEARAHAEARDDFDYLTLLLEGRPVAAVHGVGRSLPHDRGPHWMTYFEVEDTDAAAAHVLRLGGRIVQPPREGLSGRLATVADPEGAVFTLVRPRN, from the coding sequence ATGACCGAGGCATCGGAAGCAACGCGGCGCACGCCCGGCACGCCGTGCTGGGCGAGCCTGATGGTGCACGGCCTCGGGACCACCGAGGAGTTCTACGCGGACCTGTTCGGCTGGGAGTACGAGCCCGGCCCGGAGCAGCTCGGCCCGTACGTACGGGCCGTGCTCGACGGGCGGGAGGTCGCGGGCATCGGCGAGATGCCGCCGGACCGCCAACTCCCGGTGGCCTGGACGACGTACCTCGCCACCGACGACGCCGACGCGACGGCCGAGTCCATCCGCTCCTGCGGCGGCACGGTCGCGGTGGGCCCGCTGGACGCGGGCGTCGCGGGGCGGGTGGCGATCTGCTCGGACCCGCTCGGCGCGATCTTCGGGCTCTGGCAGGCCGCGTCCCACCTCGGGACCGGGCTGGCCGGGGGGCCGGGCACCCCGGTCTGGCACGAGCTGGTCACTCAGGACACCTCCACGGTCGGGAAGTTCTACGAGCACGTCTTCGGCCACGAGGCGCGGGCACACGCCGAGGCCCGCGACGACTTCGACTACCTCACGCTGCTGCTGGAGGGCCGGCCGGTGGCCGCCGTGCACGGGGTCGGCCGGTCCCTGCCCCACGACAGGGGGCCGCACTGGATGACGTACTTCGAGGTGGAGGACACCGACGCGGCCGCCGCCCACGTGCTGCGGCTCGGCGGCCGGATCGTCCAGCCACCGCGCGAGGGCCTCAGCGGTCGGCTGGCTACGGTCGCGGACCCGGAGGGCGCCGTCTTCACGCTCGTCCGCCCCAGGAACTGA
- a CDS encoding MDR family MFS transporter: MDQLIVEDPTRIGPYRLIARLGAGGMGLVYLGRSEGGRTVAVKVVQAEYAGNPEFRRRFAREVAAARRVGGSWTAAVLDADPDAAVPWVATQYIPGPDLHSVVAKDFGPLPEHSVHTLANRLALALRAVHGAGLIHRDLKPSNVLVTVDGPRVIDFGIARAMDSLAGDSLLTSTGMLIGSPGFMSPEQVRGLELTPASDVFCLGAVLVYASTGRLLFGATDTGLNAHLFRIAEEEADLTGVPETLVGLVSECLHKDPARRPTPEQVAARTAVDHAGEWLPGAVLAQLGRHAAQLLDYAPAPAAEAPAGRPDPRVPSPRPQLPPPPAYAPTTPAHPGPAQGFGPPPGSPADAWPAAASAASSTTPQEASPRGGRRGLVVAGLVQLMVVLSAAVFSMAVPSVQADLDLDSDGLSLMFTAYVVSFSALLLPGGHLADLVGRRRTLVIGLAGFAAACALGGSAGDSVTLILARVLQGACAALLTPAALALVTAGSTDPRERGRALGVYVAFTGGGSALGLLAGGSLLDSLTWRWCLYAPLAMAAIALIGVLTLPQDRPGTSGSRLDVPGALLGSGGLAALTYGLGEVESGGTLNVLALLLVCVGVALLAAFLWWQTRTSSPLLTPYAFMGRNRAGSLLALVLAGTGVLALFASITFYLQRFHGYLSPATWTLLLVLTAAIVIGSTQVSARLLHRAPPQVLIAAGLVLTAAGLLLLAGVDESLSPGRSLPSMVLTGLGLGMAWVPLFATVTAGVAPRQAGGASAAIATAQQLGEAIGGMLLGLVIAGLGRPESTQGVTRWLMGGYSAFLWWGFGALLLAALTGGLMVTTREPRRPGGQPAGTP; the protein is encoded by the coding sequence GCGCACCGTGGCCGTGAAGGTCGTGCAGGCCGAATACGCGGGGAACCCCGAGTTCCGCAGACGGTTCGCCCGGGAGGTGGCCGCCGCGCGGCGGGTGGGCGGGAGTTGGACGGCCGCCGTCCTCGATGCCGACCCCGATGCCGCCGTGCCCTGGGTGGCGACCCAGTACATCCCGGGACCCGATCTGCACTCCGTGGTCGCCAAGGACTTCGGGCCGCTGCCCGAGCACTCGGTCCACACCCTCGCCAACCGTCTCGCGCTCGCCCTGCGGGCCGTGCACGGGGCGGGCCTGATCCACCGTGACCTCAAACCGTCCAACGTCCTCGTCACCGTCGACGGCCCCCGCGTCATCGACTTCGGCATCGCCCGCGCGATGGACAGCCTCGCCGGGGACAGCCTGCTCACCAGTACCGGGATGCTGATCGGTTCCCCGGGCTTCATGTCGCCGGAGCAGGTCCGCGGTCTCGAACTCACCCCGGCCAGCGACGTCTTCTGCCTCGGAGCCGTCCTCGTCTACGCGTCCACCGGGCGTCTCCTCTTCGGCGCGACGGACACGGGCCTCAACGCCCACCTCTTCCGCATCGCCGAGGAGGAGGCGGACCTGACCGGCGTACCGGAGACGCTCGTCGGTCTCGTGAGCGAATGCCTGCACAAGGACCCCGCCCGGCGGCCCACCCCCGAGCAGGTGGCCGCCCGCACGGCGGTGGACCACGCGGGGGAGTGGCTGCCGGGCGCAGTGCTGGCCCAACTTGGCCGACACGCAGCCCAGTTGCTGGACTACGCCCCCGCGCCCGCCGCCGAGGCCCCCGCCGGGCGGCCGGACCCCCGGGTCCCCTCCCCGCGTCCCCAGCTCCCCCCGCCGCCCGCGTACGCCCCCACGACCCCCGCGCACCCCGGTCCCGCGCAGGGCTTCGGACCGCCCCCGGGCTCACCCGCCGACGCCTGGCCCGCGGCGGCGTCCGCGGCGTCGTCCACGACCCCCCAGGAAGCCTCCCCGCGGGGCGGGCGCCGGGGCCTGGTGGTGGCCGGCCTCGTGCAGCTGATGGTGGTGCTCAGTGCGGCGGTCTTCAGCATGGCGGTGCCGTCCGTCCAGGCGGACCTCGACCTCGACTCCGACGGCCTGAGTCTGATGTTCACCGCCTATGTGGTCTCCTTCAGTGCGCTGCTGCTCCCCGGCGGGCACCTGGCGGACCTCGTGGGCCGCAGGCGGACCCTGGTCATCGGCCTGGCCGGATTCGCGGCGGCCTGCGCCCTCGGCGGCTCGGCCGGCGATTCCGTGACGCTGATCCTGGCCCGGGTCCTGCAGGGTGCCTGTGCCGCGCTGCTGACACCGGCCGCGCTCGCCCTGGTCACCGCCGGCTCCACCGACCCCAGGGAGCGGGGCCGGGCCCTGGGGGTCTACGTGGCGTTCACCGGCGGCGGTTCGGCGCTCGGGCTGCTCGCGGGCGGATCGCTCCTCGACAGCCTGACCTGGCGCTGGTGCCTGTACGCCCCCCTCGCCATGGCCGCGATCGCCCTGATCGGCGTACTCACGCTGCCGCAGGACCGCCCCGGCACCTCCGGCTCACGCCTCGACGTGCCGGGAGCACTGCTCGGTTCGGGCGGGCTGGCCGCCCTGACCTACGGACTCGGCGAGGTGGAGTCCGGCGGCACGCTCAACGTCCTGGCGCTGCTCCTGGTCTGCGTCGGCGTCGCCCTGCTCGCGGCCTTCCTGTGGTGGCAGACCAGGACCTCCAGCCCGCTGCTGACCCCGTACGCCTTCATGGGCCGCAACCGGGCCGGCTCGCTCCTCGCCCTGGTCCTGGCGGGCACCGGTGTCCTCGCCCTGTTCGCTTCCATCACCTTCTACCTGCAGCGGTTCCACGGCTACCTGTCGCCCGCGACCTGGACGCTCCTCCTGGTCCTGACCGCCGCCATCGTGATCGGCTCCACCCAGGTGTCCGCCCGGCTGCTGCACCGCGCCCCGCCCCAGGTCCTGATCGCCGCGGGGCTGGTGCTCACCGCGGCCGGGCTGCTGCTCCTGGCCGGGGTGGACGAGAGCCTCTCGCCGGGCCGGTCGCTGCCCAGCATGGTCCTCACCGGCCTCGGCCTCGGCATGGCCTGGGTCCCGCTCTTCGCCACCGTGACCGCCGGCGTCGCACCCCGGCAGGCCGGCGGGGCCTCGGCCGCCATCGCCACGGCCCAGCAGCTGGGCGAAGCGATCGGCGGCATGCTGCTCGGCCTGGTCATCGCCGGCCTCGGCCGCCCCGAGTCCACGCAGGGCGTGACCCGGTGGCTGATGGGCGGCTACTCCGCCTTCCTCTGGTGGGGGTTCGGCGCCCTGCTGCTCGCGGCCCTCACCGGCGGCCTGATGGTCACCACCAGGGAACCCCGGCGCCCCGGAGGCCAGCCCGCCGGGACGCCCTAG